In Bordetella genomosp. 11, the sequence TGGCAATCGCCGCCGGTCCAGATAAAGTCGCCGACGTCCAGGTCGCACTGCTGCGCGACCAGGTGCGTCAGCAAGGCATAGCTGGCGATGTTGAATGGGACGCCCAGGAAGATATCCGCGCTGCGCTGATACAGCTGGCAGGACAGCTTGCCATCGGCGACGTAGAACTGGATCAGCGCGTGGCAGGGCGGAAGCGCCATGCGCGGGATGTCGGCCACGTTCCAGGCCGATACGATCAGGCGCCGCGAATCCGGGTTGCGGAGGATCTGCTCCAGCAATTGCGAGATCTGGTCGATATGGCGGCCGTCCGGCGCGGGCCAGGAACGCCATTGCGCGCCGTAGACCGGGCCCAGGTTGCCGTCGGCGTCGGCCCATTCGTCCCAGATAGTGACGCCGCGCTCCTGCAGCCAGCGCACATTGCTGTCGCCGCGCAGAAACCACAGCAGCTCGATGAAAATGCTTTTGGTGTGCAGCTTCTTGGTGGTCACCAGGGGAAAGCCCTGCGACAGGTCGAAGCGCATTTGATAGCCGAATACCGAACGCGTGCCGGTGCCGGTGCGATCCGTCTTGGTGACGCCATGTTCATAGACATGGCGCATGAAGTCTTCGTATTGGTGCATGGAAATCCGGGCGGGGCTCAGTTCGCGTCCGCGGCGCCGGCCGCGCCGGTCTCCACCACGTCCACGGAGAAGGTCATTTCCGCCGTCTTGGCCAGCATGGCCGAAGCCGAGCAGTATTTTTCGTGCGACAACTGTACGGCGCGCTCGACCGCCGCGCGGGGCAGCTTGTGCCCGGTAACGGTAAAGGCGAAATGGATGCGCGTGAACACCTTCGGGTCGGTCTCGGCGCGATCGGCCTGCAGCTTGACGCTGCAGCCGGTCACCGCGTGGCGGCCGCGCTTCAGGATGAGCACCACGTCGTACGCGGTGCAGCCGCCGGTGCCGGCCAGGACCATTTCCATCGGGCGAAACGCCAGGTCGTGGCCGCCGCCATCCACGGCGCCATCCATGACGGCGACATGCCCGCTACCCGAAGTGGCCACGAACAGCATCCCTGAAGGGCCGCCCCAGTCGATCGTGCATTCCATGTCGATATCCTGAATCGTCTTGTGCAAAAAGGGATCATAGCCGGTTCCGATCGCCCGGAAAGGGCCGGCCCTTTCCTCGGCGGGGCCTTGCGGCCGACCCGGCCGGCCGCCTTCCTTACAATGGAAGAATCGATACGGACAAGGCGCTTTTTGCCGTGTCCGACGCCTTACAGGAGTATGCGATGCCGTCGCCTCAGCCGCCGTCCCCGTCGTTCCCGTCCCTGGCCCGCCGCAAGGGGCCGCTGGATGCCCTGCTGGGAGAGGCGGACCGCGCCCTGCGCGTCCTGGCCGGCGCCTCCAGCGCGGGCCGGCCTTATCCGGCGGGCCCCGAGGCCGCCGAGACCCTTACCCCCGACGACCGCCGGCACGCGGCCGGCCTGATGCGGGTGAATCACGTCGGGGAAATCTGCGCCCAGGCGCTGTACCGTGGCCAGGCGCTGGCCTGCGCCGACGAGTCCGTCCGCCGGATGTTCCAGGATGCCGCCACGGAGGAAGTCGACCATCTGGCCTGGTGCGAGCGGCGCCTGGGCGAGCTGCGCAGCCGTCCCAGCCTGCTGAATCCGCTGTGGTATGCCGGCTCGTTCGGCCTGGGCCTGTTGGCCGGCCGCGCGGGGGTGCGGCGCAATCTGGGCTTCATGGCGGAAACCGAGCGGCAGGTCGAAGCGCACCTGGAAAGCCATCTGAAGCGCCTTCCCGCGCAGGACGAACGGTCCCGCCAGGTGGTGGACCAGATGAAGCAGGACGAAATCAACCACCGCGTCAGCGCCGAACGGGCTGGCGCCGCGCCCCTGTCGTGGCCCGTCCGAGGCGCCATGCGTGCCCTGTCGCGTGTCATGACGAGCACGGCCTACTGGATCTAGGGGGGGGCAGGCGGGGCGCGGGAACAGGGTGGGCCACGCCCGCCGGAGCGCCCGGGTCGGCGGGTTTTGGGGCGCTTTTCCCGGGCTTCGGCGGTCCGGACCGCCCGGCGCAGGGTTAACCCCGTCTGATATTTACGGGGCGATCGAGGGGCGTGGCACAATGATTGCTGAAGATTGCCATCCCTGCCGGACGGTCGTTTGCGGGCGCGAGACCCGGGTCCGGCCGATAATGCGATGCACAAAAGCAACAATCTTCCCGCCGTTGAACGGCGCTAAAATTTCTTCTTGCATCGCACAAAAAGTTTGGCTATGATTTGTCCATCGGATGTCGAAACGCAGTCGGCGCGGTGCCAAACCCCGACAGCGCACAGGGTACCTGGGAGGGTACTCCAGGGTTAACCCTCTGCGACATGCCACGGTTGTCTCCTCCACCCTCCTCCTTTGGTGGATTTAGCCCGAGATCGTCAGATCTCGGGCTTTTTTTTATCCATTTTTCGGTCCGCGCCATTTCGCGCACAGTATCCGGCGGCGCGGGGCTTTCCTTCCTCGCGGGCTGCGCTCGCACGACTTTGCCGCGCGGCCGAAAACCCTATGTCCCATCCACTAAAATCGCCGGATCGATAGCGGTAGGAAATCCGTCATGTTGCGTATTCAGGATGTGAAGTTGGCCATCGTGGGCCTGGGCTACGTCGGCCTGCCGCTTGCCGTGGAGTTCGGCAAGAAGCGTTCGGTGCTGGGTTTCGATATCGATACGCACCGCATCGACGAACTCAAGCGCGGGCAGGACCACACCCTGGAAGTCGATGAAGCCGAACTCGCGGCCGCGACGCACATGGAGTTCACCGCCGATGCCGCACGGTTGGCGCAGGCGAATGTCTATATCGTCACCGTTCCCACTCCGATCGACGCCTACAAGCAGCCGGACCTGACCCCGCTGCGCAAGGCCAGCGAAACCATAGGACGGGTCCTGAAGCGGGGCGATATCGTTATCTACGAGTCCACCGTCTACCCCGGCGCCACCGAGGAAGAATGCGTGCCCGTGCTGGAGCGCGTGTCCGGCCTGGCGTTCAACCGCGATTTCCATGCGGGGTACAGCCCGGAACGCATCAACCCCGGCGACAAGAGCCATCGCGTCAACACCATCAAGAAAGTGACTTCCGGATCGACCCCCGAAGTCGCGGACCTGGTGGATGCCCTGTACCGCGAGATCGTGACGGCCGGTACGCACAAGGCCGCCTCCATCCGCGTGGCCGAAGCCGCGAAAGTCATCGAGAATACCCAGCGCGACGTCAACATCGCCCTGATCAACGAGCTGGCGCTGATCTTCAACAAGATGGGGATCGATACCGAGGCCGTGCTGCAGGCCGCGGGCACGAAGTGGAATTTCCTGCCGTTCCGGCCCGGGCTGGTGGGCGGCCATTGCATCGGTGTCGACCCCTATTACCTGACGCACAAGGCGCAGAGCCTGGGCTATCACCCGGAAATCATCCTGGCCGGCCGGCGCCTGAACGACGCCATGGGCGGCTATGTGGTGTCGCAGCTGGTCAAGGCCATGACCAAGCGCCGCATCCACGTGCAGGGTGCGCGGGTGCTGGTCATGGGACTGACCTTCAAGGAAAACTGCCCGGACCTGCGCAATACGCGCGTGGTCGATATCGTGCGCGAACTGCGCGAATATGGCGTGGAGGTGGACGTCTACGATCCGTGGGTCGATCCGGCCGAAGCGCGCGCGGAATACGGCATCGAACCCGTGGCGACGCCCGCCTCCGGCACCTACGACGGCATTGTTCTTGCGGTAGCGCATCGGCAGTTCGCCGAATTGGGCGCCGCGCGAATACGCGCCTACGGCAAGCCCGAACATGTGCTGTACGACCTGAAATACGTCCTGCAGCCCGGCGAATCGGATCTGCGCTTGTAACTCCACGTTTGAAAAAGGCCATGGCATGACGCACCGCTATCAGCAAATCACCGAAGACTTCCGCAAGGCGCCCCGTACCTGGCTGGTCACCGGCTGCGCCGGTTTTATCGGCTCGAACCTCGTGGAAACGCTCCTGAAACTGGACCAGACGGTCGTGGGCCTGGATAACCTGTCCACCGGCTACCGGCACAACCTGGACGAGGTCATGGAGCTCGTCTCGGCCGAACAATGGGGCCGGTTTACCTTCATCGAGGGCGATATCCGCGACCTGGAGACCTGCCGCAAGGCCGCCACGGGGGTGGACTTCGTGCTGCATCAGGCGGCGCTCGGCTCCGTGCCGCGGTCCATCCAGGATCCCATCACCACGAATGCCGTGAATGTCGATGGCTTCCTGAATATGCTGGTCGCGGCCCGCGATGCACGAGTGCGGGGCTTCGTTTACGCGGCTTCCAGTTCTACCTATGGCGACCACCCGGCCTTGCCCAAGGTGGAATCCGAAATCGGCAACCCGCTGTCGCCCTACGCGGTCAGCAAGTACGTGAACGAACTGTATGCCGACGTGTTCGCGCGCGGCTACGGCTTCGGCAGCGTGGGCCTGCGCTACTTCAACGTGTTCGGCAAGCGGCAGGATCCCAACGGCGCCTACGCCGCCGTCATTCCCAAGTGGATCGGGGCCATGATCCGCGGCGAGGACGTCGTCATCAACGGCGACGGCGAGACCAGCCGCGACTTCTGCTTCGTGGAGAACGCCGTGCAGGCCAATCTGCTGGCGGCACTGGCGCAGGCCGAAGGTACCCACCAGGTCTACAACGTGGCGTTCAATGCGCGCACCAGCCTGAACGATCTGTTCCGCCACCTGACCCGCCTGCTGGCCAAGCATGGCGTGCAGTATGACAAGCCGCCCGTCTACGGGGATTTCCGTCCGGGCGACGTGCGGCATTCGCAGGCCGACATCGCCAAGGCCAACGATCAGCTGGGCTACAAGCCCATGCACGACATCATCGAAGGGCTGGAGGTCGCCATGCCCTGGTATACGCAGTTCCTGCGTTAACGGGGATGCCGCCGGGAACCGCGCGTTTCGCGGTGGCGGCCGCAGCATGGCCTTCCACCGCACGGCCGTGCGGTGGAAGGCATATGGGCGCTCAGAAGGGCAGTTTGACGTCCGGCTTCAGGGCCAGCAGCTGTTTGCGGAAGTCATCCTGGATGCGCGCCAGCGCGGCTTCGTTATCCGCCTCGAAGCGCAGTACCACCACGGGCGTGGTGTTCGAGGGTCGGGCCAGGCCGAAGCCGTCGGGATATTCGGCGCGTACCCCGTCGATCGTCACGACCTGGGTGGCGCCCTCGAAGCGGCCTTTTTCCTGCAGGTCCTTCACCAGCGCGAAGGGTTCGCCTTCCTGCATTTCGAGCTTGAGTTCCGGCGTGGAAATAGCCTTGGGCAGGGCCTCGAGCACCGCGGACGGGTTGGCGTCGCGCGAGACGATCTCCAGCAGGCGCGCGCCCGTGTACAAGCCGTCGTCGAAGCCATACCAGCGTTCCTTGAAGAAGGTATGGCCGCTCATCTCGCCCGCCAGCGGGGCGCCCGTTTCGGCCAGCTTGGCCTTGACCAGGGAATGGCCCGTCTGCCACATCAGCGGCTGCCCGCCTGCCTGCTTGACGGCCAACCCGACGTGGCGGCTGCACTTGACGTCGTAGATGATCATGGCGCCGGGGTTGCGCGACAGCACGTCGCGCGCATACAGGATCAACTGGCGGTCGGGCCAGATGATTTCGCCGGACTTCGTGACCACGCCCAGGCGATCGCCGTCGCCGTCGAAAGCCAGGCCGATTTCGCAATCGGTGGTCTTCAGGCAGTGGATGAGGTCTTCCAGGTTGTGCGGGTCGGCCGGATCGGGATGGTGGTTGGGGAAATTGCCGTCCACGTCGCAGAACAGTTCGGTGACGTCGCAGCCCATTTCGCGGAACAGCCTGGGCGCGATGGCGCCGGCCACGCCGTTGCCGCAATCGATGGCGATCTTCATCGGACGGGCCAGTTTGACGTCGCCGACGATGCGCTCGATATAGCGTCCGACCAGGTCCATGGTGCGGCGCCGGCCGGGGGTGACGCCAGCCGGCGCCTTGCCGCCGGCGGCTTCCATCGCCGCGTGCAGGGCCTGGATATCGGCGCCGTACAGCGCGGCGCCGCCCATCATCATCTTGAAGCCGTTGTACTTGGGGGGGTTATGGCTGCCCGTGACGGCCACGCCCGAGCCTGTTTTCTCGGTATAGGCGCCGAAGTACACCAGCGGAGTGGGCACCTGGCCGATGTCCAGGGTGCTGACGCCGCCGGCGTTCAGCCCTTCCTGCAAGGCCAGCGCCAGCTCTTCGCTGCTGAGGCGGCCATCGCGGCCGATCACGAGTTCAGGAATGTTTTTTTCGCGCGCGAGAGCCGCCAGGGCCAGGCCCAGTTCGCGCGCGAAGCGCGCGTTCAGCAGGTCGGGCACGGTGCCGCGTATGTCGTACGCCTTGAAGATCGAAGCAGGGAAGGACGACGCATTACCCACGGTAGTTCCTTTGTGGTCGAGTGATTCGGTAAAAGCGAAAGGGCGATTATCCCCGATAAGCAGGGGCGGGCCGCAGTGCGGTACATGGCCTAATGCCAAGGCCCTAATGCATCCGTCCGGGGCGGCGCGCGCCGGGATCGGCCGGACGCCAGGGCGGGATCGCGTCATCGACCCGGAAAAGGGGATGGCACTGTCTGGGATTGTGGCATGCGGGCCGCGCGGCGGAATGTGTCGGAAGTCGACAAACCTGACCGGGTGTTGCTGGCCACCGCATCGCCCTACAATAGTCGCTTCGCCCGGCTGCGTATCGGGCGCATTTCCATAACGGTGGCCGATGACTGTCCTTGCCGAACTCCAAGCCCTGCTGGGCGCCGATCACGTACTGACCGGCGACGATACCGATTCCTACACCCTGGACTGGCGCGGCCGGTATCGGGGCCGGGCGCTGGCGGTGGTGCGCCCGGATTCGACCGAGTCGGTCGCCGCGGTGGTGCGGCTGTGCGCCCGCCATAGCGTCCCCCTGGTGCCGCAGGGCGGCAATACCGGCCTTTGCGGCGGCGCCACGCCGGCGGACGATGGCAAGGCGGTGATCTTGTCGCTGGCGCGCCTGAACCGCGTGCGGGCCATCGATACCGACAACGACACCATGACGGTGGAAGCGGGCTGCGTCCTGCAGGCCTTGCAGCAGGCGGCCGAGCAGGCGGGCCGCCTGTTCCCGCTGAGCCTGGCGGCCGAGGGCAGCTGCACCATCGGCGGCAATCTGGCAACCAATGCCGGCGGCACGCAGGTCCTGCGCTACGGCAACACGCGCGACCTGACCCTGGGGCTGGAAGTCGTGACCGCCGACGGCGAGATCTGGCACGGCCTGCGCGGGCTGCGCAAGGACAATACCGGCTACGACCTGCGCGACTTGTACATCGGCAGCGAGGGCACCCTGGGCATCATCACGGCCGCGACGCTGAAACTGTTCCCCCTTCCGGTGGCGCGCTGCACGGCGCTGCTGGCCGTGCCGGACGTCGAGTCCGGCGTGCAGCTGCTGGGACGTGCGCGCCAGGGCTTCGGCGCCGCGCTGACGGGTTTCGAATTGATGGCCGGCAACTGCCTGCAGGCGGTGGTGCGTCTTTTCCCGCAGCAGCGCCTGCCGTTCGCCGGCGAATCGGCGCAATCGCCGTGGTTCGCGCTGCTGGAATTGTCGGATAGCGAAAGCGAAGCCCATGCGCGCGAGCGCTTCGAGACCGTCCTGGGCGAGGCGATCGAAGCGGGGCTGGCGACGGATGCCGCCATCGCCGAAAACATCACCCAAAGCCGCGCGCTCTGGCATTTGCGCGAAAGTATTCCGCTGGCCGAGGCCGAGCTGGGCAAGTCGATCAAGCACGACGTTTCCCTGCCGATCTCGCGTATCGCCGATTTCGTGCGCACGACCAACGCGCTGCTGCAGCGGGACTTCCCCGGCGTGGGCCATGTCATCTTCGGCCATCTGGGCGACGGCAACCTGCACTACAACGTCACGCGGGCGCCCGACCAGGAAGAAGCCGCGCTGCTGGCGCAGCAGCCGCGGATCTACGGCGTGGTACACGACAGCGTGCACGCGCATGGCGGTTCCATCAGCGCGGAGCACGGTGTCGGCCAATTGAAGATAGACGAACTGCCCCGGTACAAAGACCCCGTCGAACTTGCCTTGATGCGCCGTATCAAGAAGGCGCTGGATCCGACCGGCATCATGAATCCGGGCAAAGTCGTCAGGCCCTGAGCCGCGCGGCAGAAAACACGCCATGACCGCCGCGCCCTTGTCCGCCGCGCATTACCGCGTCCTGATCGTCGAGGACGACGCCACGATTGCCGGCAATCTGTACAGTTTCCTGGAGGCGCGCGGCTTCGTGCCGGACGCGGCGTACGACGGCCACGCGGCCTTGTCCCTGCTCAAGGCGCAGCACTTCGACGTGGTGATCCTGGATGTGGGCCTGCCGGGCATGGATGGCTATAGCGTGCTGCGCGCGCTGCGCAACGAGCTCACGTTGTCGGTACCCGTGCTGATGCTGACGGCGCGCGACGAACTCGAGGACAAGCTGGCCGGTTTTTCGCACGGCGCGGACGATTACCTGACCAAGCCCTTCGCGCTGGCCGAGGTCGAGGCCCGGCTGCACGCCCTGATCCAGCGCGCCAGCGGCGCGGTCGGTACGCCGATCCGGCGTTGCGGGCCATTGAGCTACGACAGCCGGCGCCGTGACGTGCAGGTCAACGGACAGCCCGTGCACCTGACGCGCAAGTCCTGCATGATCCTGGATGCCCTGCTGCGCGATCCGGGACGTGTCGTGCCGCGCACCGAACTGGAAAGCCTGCTGTGGGGTAGCGAGCCGCCGTCCTCCGACGCGCTGCGCAGCCAGGTGCATCTGCTGCGCAAGGCGCTGGCCGATGCCGGTTTCGATGGCATCGAAACCGTGCACGGTACGGGCTGGCGCCTGGTCGCCGCTCCCGGCAAAGCGGCATGAAGACCGGCAGCACCCTGACTCAGCGGGTGGTCTGGGCCTTGACCGGCACGGTATCCATTTTCGTGTCCGTGCTCGTCGTGTTGGCCTACCTGACCTTCGACCAGATGGAAGACGAGCTGGTCAACGAGATCCTGACCAACGAGACGGACCGCCTCATCCAGCGCGTCGAAAGCGGCGAAGAGACCTTGCCCATGCGCGGCGCGCACGAACTGGGCGGCGCGATGCGCGCCTGGGTGCAGATGCCGGGCCAGCTGAACACCGCGATTCCCAAGGAAGTCCAGGGCTTGAACGACGGCCTGCACCTGCTGGAGCCGGGCACCGAAACCTGGCATGTCGTGGTGGCGGAAATGACCAAAGGGCGGCGGATGTATGTGTTGTACGACGCCACCGACAACGAAGACCGGGTGTTCGACTTCGGCCTGATCCTGCTGGGCCTGGGCGTGGTCTGCATCGTCGCCGCCTACGGGGTCGCCCGGAAGGTGGCCTACCTGGCCGTGGGGCCGCTGCTGACGCTGACCGACCGCCTGGCGACCTGGGCGCCAGGCTCGCCGGACCTGGCCGTCGAACGCAATGACGAAGCCGGGCGCCTGGTCGAAGCCTTCAATCGCGTGCAGAACCAGGTGGATCGCTCCCTTGCCCGCGAACGCGAATTCGCGGCCAATCTCAGCCACGAGGTACGTACGCCGCTTGCTGCCATCCGCAGCGACGGCGAGCTGATGCTGCTGGCTGCCGTCGTCCCGCCGGACCAGCAAACGCGCCTGAAGCGGATCGTCAAGAATGTCGACAGCGTGACGGCCGCGCTGGAAAGCGCGCGCGCCATGGCCCGCGACGAGCCCAGCACGCCGGAACCCGTCGATCTGTCCGAATGCCTGGCGGCTGCCTGGCAGGGGCTGGAAGCGAATGCCGAGCAGGGCGGCCTGGCGTTGGACGACCACATACCCGCCGGCACGGTGCGCCTGCTGGATCGCTATGCCTTGCTGACCGTCCTGCGCAACCTGATCCGCAACGCCATCGAGCATGCCGCGCCCGCCGTGTTGTCCGTGCGCGCGCTCGACGATGGCATCGAAATCCGCGATAACGGCAAAGGGATCAAGGCGGAAGACCTGCCTTTCGTCTTCGAGCGCTATTACAGCGTGCGCCGGCGCGACACGCAGGGCCGGGGTGGGGACGAGGCCGAAGCCGCGCAGGCGCTGGAACGCGGCCTGGGGCTGGCCATCGCCAAGCGCGTCTGCGATATGCAGGGCTGGAGCCTGAGCGTTGAATCCTGGGTGGGCGTCCCGCATCACGGGACATGCTTCACGCTGCGTTTCGCGGGCACGGATGCCGTTCCCGGGCCGTCCGGCCAGCAGGCCGCGCACGCGATTTGACAATTATTCGATATCTTCCTGGGTAGTGTGCCGGGATCTTTTCCTACGGCTCGCCCATGTACTCCAATGCCCCCGCGCCCGCCCGGCCCGCGATCCGTGGCGAAAGCTATCTGATCACCCACGTATTCGGCATCACGCTGCTGCTGGCCCTGCTGGCCTCGGCGATCAACTATTCCGGGCTGGATCTGGCCATATCGAGGATGTTCTTCGATCCGGCCAGCAACGCGTTCCCATGGCGCGCCTCGCGCGCGCTGGAGCTGCTGGGCCATCGCGTCGTGCTGGTCCTGCCCGTGGGGGTCGCGATCGCCGCGATGGCGGCGGCCATCGCCAGCCACTGGTTCGCGCCCTTGCGCCCGTGGCGCGGGGCATTGTGGGGGATCGCGCTGACCTGCGCACTGGGGCAGGTGATCATTTCGCAGTTGAAGCACTACACCGCGCTGCCGCGGCCCTACAACCTGAGCATGTTCGGCGGCTATGCGAACTACCCCGATCATTTCTGGGCCGCCAGCCGCCGCCAGGCCGGCGGAGCCCTGCCGAGCAATCATGCCGGCGCCGGCTATGCGATGCTGTCGCTGTACTTCGCCGGCTGGGCGATGGGCCGGCCCGCGTGGCGCTGGGGCGGGCTGGCGATCGGTATCGCGGCCGGGCTGTCGTTTGCCGCCGTCCGCGTCGCCCAGGGCGCCCACTTCACCAGCCAGACCGTATGGTCGGCCTGCGTGATGTGGGCGGTGGCCAGCGTGCTGTTCTATCCCCTGATCACGCGCCCGCGGCCAGGGCTACCCATTGCCCAGCAGGATGCCCGGCAGCCATAGCGAAAACGCCGGCACATAGGTGACCAGGGCCAACGCCGCCAGCAGCGCGCCGTAGAAGGGCCAGATCGTTCGCATGACCGTGCCCACCGATACTTCGCCGATGGCGCAGCCGACGAACTGCGTGGTGCCGACCGGCGGTGTATTCAATCCCAGCGCGCAGTTCAGCAGCATCACCATGCCGAACTGCACCGGTCCCATGCCGTACTGCATGCAGATCGGCAGGAAGATCGGCGTGCAGATCAGTATCGTGGCGGCCATGTCGAGGAACGTGCCCAGCAGGAACAGCACGATATTGACCATCAGGAAGATGGCCCAGGGGTTGGTGGAAATCGACCCGAGCAGCTCGCCGGTCTTTTCCGCGACACCGTAGAAGCTGATCAGGTAGCCGAACGTCGCCGAAATACCGATCAGCAGCAGGACCACGCCGGTCGTCTTCACCGCCTTGGCGGCCGCGCGCACGAACTGGTCCCACGTCAGCGTGCGATAAACCAGGACGGTCAGCGCCAGGGCGTAGATCACGGCGACCGCGGCGGACTCGGTCGCGGTGAAGACACCGCTGAGGATGCCGGCGATGATGACCGCCACCACGAACAATCCCGGCAAGGCGGCCAGCAGGGAGCGCACCACGATGCTCCACCCGGGAAAAGTGCCGGGCGCGTAGCCGCGGTGGCGCGCCACGAAGTAGGCCGCCGCCAGGTTGCATACCGTCAGGATCAGCGCCGGCAGCAGGCCCGCGGCGATCAGCGCGGCGATGGAGACCTTGCCGCCCGCGGCCAGCGTATAGATGATGATGTTGTGGCTGGTGGGCATCAGCGCGCCGACCAGCGCGGCGTGCGTGGTGACATTGACCGCATAGTCGGCGTGATAGCCCTCGCGCTTCATCATGGGGATCATCACCGAGCCCATGGCGGATACGTCCGCGACCGGGGACCCCGATACCCCGCCGAACAGCGTGCAGGCCACGACATTGGACATGCCCAGCCCGCCACGCACGTGGCCGACCAGCGAGCGCGCGAAATTGACGATGCGGTCGGCAATGCCGCCATACAGCATCAGTTCGCCGGTGAAGATGAAGAACGGGATTGCCAGGAAGGAAAACGCGTTCATCCCGGACGTCATCTGCTGGAAGGCGACCGCGACGGGCAGGTCTTCGTACAGGATGGCCGCGATGGAGGCCAGGCCGATGGCGAAGGCCACCGGCACGCCGATCACCAGAAAGCCCATGAACGAAACGGAAAGCAGAGTCAGCGCCATGCCGGGATGACCTCCTGGTTGCGCAGCAGCGCCACGATGTGCTCGACGGAGAACAGGGCGATCAGGCCGCCTGACAGCGTTGCCGGCAGGTATTTCCAGCCCTCCGAAATGCCGAGGTTGGGCATCATGTAGTCGGCCACGGATTCGGCCAGGATGGCGCAATTCCACGCCATCATGATGCCGAACAGGCAGACCAGCGCGTGGATGAAGATCTCCATGCGCCGCTTCGCGGTGGGGGGCAGGGCTTCCAGCAGCGACTCGAAACCGATGTGGCCGGCGTCGCGCACGCCCACCGCCGCGCCCAGCATGGTCACGTACAGCACCAGCAGCATGGCGATGCTTTCCGCCCAAGTGGGCGTGCGGTTCAATACATGGCGCCCGAAAATCTGGAAGCCCACCGCCGCGATCAGGCAGGTCAGCCCGGCCACGCTGACCCACATGCAGGCCCGGGCCAGCATCCCGCAGCAGCGCGTATAGCCGTCCAGCCACCGCGCCCCGACGGCCCGGCCTGCCGCCGGCGCCGCTTGTTCCTGTGAACTCGCCAGCATGGCGTCCTCACTGCACCGCTTGGATGCGCTGAACCAGGTCTTTCATTTCGGGGGTGGTGACGAAGCGGTCGTACACCGGCTTCATCGCGTTCTGGAAGGAAGCCTTGTCCACCTCGATGATCTGCGCGCCGGCCTTTTCGACGATCGCCCGCGACTTCGCCTCGCGCTCGGTCCACAGCTTGCGCATATAAGGCACCGATTCCTGGGCCGCGTCGCGCAGGATCTTCTGGTCCTGCGGCGATAGCTTGTCCCATTGGCGCTTGGAGAAGATCAGGATCTCCGGCGTCATGCTGTGTTCGGTCAGCGAGTAATACTTGGCGACCTCGTAGTGGTGCGCGCTTTCGTAGCTGGGGAAGTTGTTTTCGGCGGCATCCACCAGGCCCGTCTTCAGGGACGTGTAGACCTCGCCCATGGCCATGGGGGTGGCGTTGGCGCCCATGGCTTCGACCATGGCCACCGAAAGATCCGACTG encodes:
- a CDS encoding phosphomannomutase/phosphoglucomutase, which codes for MGNASSFPASIFKAYDIRGTVPDLLNARFARELGLALAALAREKNIPELVIGRDGRLSSEELALALQEGLNAGGVSTLDIGQVPTPLVYFGAYTEKTGSGVAVTGSHNPPKYNGFKMMMGGAALYGADIQALHAAMEAAGGKAPAGVTPGRRRTMDLVGRYIERIVGDVKLARPMKIAIDCGNGVAGAIAPRLFREMGCDVTELFCDVDGNFPNHHPDPADPHNLEDLIHCLKTTDCEIGLAFDGDGDRLGVVTKSGEIIWPDRQLILYARDVLSRNPGAMIIYDVKCSRHVGLAVKQAGGQPLMWQTGHSLVKAKLAETGAPLAGEMSGHTFFKERWYGFDDGLYTGARLLEIVSRDANPSAVLEALPKAISTPELKLEMQEGEPFALVKDLQEKGRFEGATQVVTIDGVRAEYPDGFGLARPSNTTPVVVLRFEADNEAALARIQDDFRKQLLALKPDVKLPF
- a CDS encoding SDR family oxidoreductase is translated as MTHRYQQITEDFRKAPRTWLVTGCAGFIGSNLVETLLKLDQTVVGLDNLSTGYRHNLDEVMELVSAEQWGRFTFIEGDIRDLETCRKAATGVDFVLHQAALGSVPRSIQDPITTNAVNVDGFLNMLVAARDARVRGFVYAASSSTYGDHPALPKVESEIGNPLSPYAVSKYVNELYADVFARGYGFGSVGLRYFNVFGKRQDPNGAYAAVIPKWIGAMIRGEDVVINGDGETSRDFCFVENAVQANLLAALAQAEGTHQVYNVAFNARTSLNDLFRHLTRLLAKHGVQYDKPPVYGDFRPGDVRHSQADIAKANDQLGYKPMHDIIEGLEVAMPWYTQFLR
- the tviB gene encoding Vi polysaccharide biosynthesis UDP-N-acetylglucosamine C-6 dehydrogenase TviB, giving the protein MLRIQDVKLAIVGLGYVGLPLAVEFGKKRSVLGFDIDTHRIDELKRGQDHTLEVDEAELAAATHMEFTADAARLAQANVYIVTVPTPIDAYKQPDLTPLRKASETIGRVLKRGDIVIYESTVYPGATEEECVPVLERVSGLAFNRDFHAGYSPERINPGDKSHRVNTIKKVTSGSTPEVADLVDALYREIVTAGTHKAASIRVAEAAKVIENTQRDVNIALINELALIFNKMGIDTEAVLQAAGTKWNFLPFRPGLVGGHCIGVDPYYLTHKAQSLGYHPEIILAGRRLNDAMGGYVVSQLVKAMTKRRIHVQGARVLVMGLTFKENCPDLRNTRVVDIVRELREYGVEVDVYDPWVDPAEARAEYGIEPVATPASGTYDGIVLAVAHRQFAELGAARIRAYGKPEHVLYDLKYVLQPGESDLRL
- the coq7 gene encoding 2-polyprenyl-3-methyl-6-methoxy-1,4-benzoquinone monooxygenase is translated as MPSPQPPSPSFPSLARRKGPLDALLGEADRALRVLAGASSAGRPYPAGPEAAETLTPDDRRHAAGLMRVNHVGEICAQALYRGQALACADESVRRMFQDAATEEVDHLAWCERRLGELRSRPSLLNPLWYAGSFGLGLLAGRAGVRRNLGFMAETERQVEAHLESHLKRLPAQDERSRQVVDQMKQDEINHRVSAERAGAAPLSWPVRGAMRALSRVMTSTAYWI
- a CDS encoding thymidylate synthase translates to MHQYEDFMRHVYEHGVTKTDRTGTGTRSVFGYQMRFDLSQGFPLVTTKKLHTKSIFIELLWFLRGDSNVRWLQERGVTIWDEWADADGNLGPVYGAQWRSWPAPDGRHIDQISQLLEQILRNPDSRRLIVSAWNVADIPRMALPPCHALIQFYVADGKLSCQLYQRSADIFLGVPFNIASYALLTHLVAQQCDLDVGDFIWTGGDCHIYSNHFEQVELQLSRQPYPYPKLRIKRKPASLFEYEYEDLEVVDYQSHPHIKGAVAV
- a CDS encoding OsmC family protein — encoded protein: MECTIDWGGPSGMLFVATSGSGHVAVMDGAVDGGGHDLAFRPMEMVLAGTGGCTAYDVVLILKRGRHAVTGCSVKLQADRAETDPKVFTRIHFAFTVTGHKLPRAAVERAVQLSHEKYCSASAMLAKTAEMTFSVDVVETGAAGAADAN
- a CDS encoding FAD-binding oxidoreductase translates to MTVLAELQALLGADHVLTGDDTDSYTLDWRGRYRGRALAVVRPDSTESVAAVVRLCARHSVPLVPQGGNTGLCGGATPADDGKAVILSLARLNRVRAIDTDNDTMTVEAGCVLQALQQAAEQAGRLFPLSLAAEGSCTIGGNLATNAGGTQVLRYGNTRDLTLGLEVVTADGEIWHGLRGLRKDNTGYDLRDLYIGSEGTLGIITAATLKLFPLPVARCTALLAVPDVESGVQLLGRARQGFGAALTGFELMAGNCLQAVVRLFPQQRLPFAGESAQSPWFALLELSDSESEAHARERFETVLGEAIEAGLATDAAIAENITQSRALWHLRESIPLAEAELGKSIKHDVSLPISRIADFVRTTNALLQRDFPGVGHVIFGHLGDGNLHYNVTRAPDQEEAALLAQQPRIYGVVHDSVHAHGGSISAEHGVGQLKIDELPRYKDPVELALMRRIKKALDPTGIMNPGKVVRP